A genome region from Coffea arabica cultivar ET-39 chromosome 7e, Coffea Arabica ET-39 HiFi, whole genome shotgun sequence includes the following:
- the LOC113701817 gene encoding thioredoxin-like protein AAED1, chloroplastic isoform X2, giving the protein MATTISPPPQTLILKRSSISTSVCFPSSQRLVSAPQTCSVSVNSVSSIHFPKSKRLNRSPARAQASSVASFSQNVGDLLGDVSIFTATGEPVKFKDLWDQKQGMAVVALLRHFGCPCCWELASVLKESKERFDSAGVKLIAVGVGAPSKARILAERLPFPIDCLYADPDRKAYDVLGLYYGVGRTFFNPASAKVFSRFETLRNAVKNYTIEATPDDRSGVLQQGGMFVFRGKELLYARKDEGTGDHAPLDDIINICCKVPIS; this is encoded by the exons ATGGCGACGACGATATCTCCTCCGCCGCAAACACTAATATTAAAACGATCGTCAATTTCCACTTCCGTTTGTTTTCCGTCATCTCAAAGGCTAGTGTCAGCACCCCAGACTTGTTCAGTTTCAGTTAACTCTGTCAGTTCAATCCATTTCCCAAAATCCAAAAGGCTAAATCGTTCTCCGGCTAGAGCTCAAGCCTCCTCGGTTGCTTCTTTTTCCCAGAATGTCGGGGATTTGCTGGGTGATGTCAGCATCTTCACCGCCACCGGCGAGCCCGTCAAGTTCAAAGACCTCTGGGATCAAAAACAG GGAATGGCAGTTGTTGCTCTGTTAAGGCATTTTGGGTGTCCTTGCTG ctGGGAACTTGCTTCAGTACTTAAAGAATCAAAAGAGAGATTCGACTCTGCTGGCGTGAAGCTAATTGCTGTTGGTGTTGGTGCGCCCAGCAAAGCTCGCATTCTTGCTGAGAGG TTACCATTTCCAATTGATTGCCTCTATGCTGACCCTGACCGTAAG GCATATGATGTCTTGGGCTTGTATTACGGTGTCGGTCGAACATTTTTCAACCCCGCAAGT GCTAAAGTTTTTTCAAGATTTGAGACTCTACGAAATGCTGTAAagaactacactattgaagccACCCCAGATGATAGAAGTGGAGTCTTGCAACAG GGAGGGATGTTTGTATTCAGAGGAAAAGAATTGCTATATGCTCGGAAGGATGAAGGGACCGGTGACCATGCTCCCTTAGATGACATCATTAATATCTGCTGCAAAGTCCCCATTTCATGA
- the LOC113701817 gene encoding uncharacterized protein isoform X1, whose protein sequence is MATTISPPPQTLILKRSSISTSVCFPSSQRLVSAPQTCSVSVNSVSSIHFPKSKRLNRSPARAQASSVASFSQNVGDLLGDVSIFTATGEPVKFKDLWDQKQGMAVVALLRHFGCPCCWELASVLKESKERFDSAGVKLIAVGVGAPSKARILAERSFFKRILVCQCSKCWICHKRAEMILVNKQWSSFCLPVPHLVVHHFLPPWLGCLAGMAEWDLPPEFHGSLSTYGGLVYQWLFLTVPVHGFQSVLGHIWAIKLAIWQGCQQYNC, encoded by the exons ATGGCGACGACGATATCTCCTCCGCCGCAAACACTAATATTAAAACGATCGTCAATTTCCACTTCCGTTTGTTTTCCGTCATCTCAAAGGCTAGTGTCAGCACCCCAGACTTGTTCAGTTTCAGTTAACTCTGTCAGTTCAATCCATTTCCCAAAATCCAAAAGGCTAAATCGTTCTCCGGCTAGAGCTCAAGCCTCCTCGGTTGCTTCTTTTTCCCAGAATGTCGGGGATTTGCTGGGTGATGTCAGCATCTTCACCGCCACCGGCGAGCCCGTCAAGTTCAAAGACCTCTGGGATCAAAAACAG GGAATGGCAGTTGTTGCTCTGTTAAGGCATTTTGGGTGTCCTTGCTG ctGGGAACTTGCTTCAGTACTTAAAGAATCAAAAGAGAGATTCGACTCTGCTGGCGTGAAGCTAATTGCTGTTGGTGTTGGTGCGCCCAGCAAAGCTCGCATTCTTGCTGAGAGG TCGTTTTTCAAAAGGATTTTGGTTTGCCAGTGTTCAAAATGTTGGATATGTCATAAGCGTGCAGAAATGATTCTTGTGAATAAGCAATGGAGTTCATTTTGTCTGCCTGTGCCACATTTGGTTGTGCACCATTTCTTGCCTCCTTGGTTAGGATGTCTGGCTGGAATGGCAGAATGGGACTTGCCTCCTGAGTTTCATGGAAGCTTATCCACTTATGGAGGCCTAGTGTATCAATGGTTATTCCTAACCGTACCTGTCCATGGTTTTCAGTCTGTTTTAGGTCATATTTGGGCAATTAAACTTGCAATTTGGCAAGGCTGCCAGCAATATAACTGCTGA
- the LOC113701817 gene encoding thioredoxin-like protein AAED1, chloroplastic isoform X3, which yields MATTISPPPQTLILKRSSISTSVCFPSSQRLVSAPQTCSVSVNSVSSIHFPKSKRLNRSPARAQASSVASFSQNVGDLLGDVSIFTATGEPVKFKDLWDQKQGMAVVALLRHFGCPCCWELASVLKESKERFDSAGVKLIAVGVGAPSKARILAERAYDVLGLYYGVGRTFFNPASAKVFSRFETLRNAVKNYTIEATPDDRSGVLQQGGMFVFRGKELLYARKDEGTGDHAPLDDIINICCKVPIS from the exons ATGGCGACGACGATATCTCCTCCGCCGCAAACACTAATATTAAAACGATCGTCAATTTCCACTTCCGTTTGTTTTCCGTCATCTCAAAGGCTAGTGTCAGCACCCCAGACTTGTTCAGTTTCAGTTAACTCTGTCAGTTCAATCCATTTCCCAAAATCCAAAAGGCTAAATCGTTCTCCGGCTAGAGCTCAAGCCTCCTCGGTTGCTTCTTTTTCCCAGAATGTCGGGGATTTGCTGGGTGATGTCAGCATCTTCACCGCCACCGGCGAGCCCGTCAAGTTCAAAGACCTCTGGGATCAAAAACAG GGAATGGCAGTTGTTGCTCTGTTAAGGCATTTTGGGTGTCCTTGCTG ctGGGAACTTGCTTCAGTACTTAAAGAATCAAAAGAGAGATTCGACTCTGCTGGCGTGAAGCTAATTGCTGTTGGTGTTGGTGCGCCCAGCAAAGCTCGCATTCTTGCTGAGAGG GCATATGATGTCTTGGGCTTGTATTACGGTGTCGGTCGAACATTTTTCAACCCCGCAAGT GCTAAAGTTTTTTCAAGATTTGAGACTCTACGAAATGCTGTAAagaactacactattgaagccACCCCAGATGATAGAAGTGGAGTCTTGCAACAG GGAGGGATGTTTGTATTCAGAGGAAAAGAATTGCTATATGCTCGGAAGGATGAAGGGACCGGTGACCATGCTCCCTTAGATGACATCATTAATATCTGCTGCAAAGTCCCCATTTCATGA